In the genome of Bacteroidota bacterium, one region contains:
- a CDS encoding GDP-mannose 4,6-dehydratase: MNDYEKTVLITGGAGFIGSNFVHHLKRSYKNYRLLVLDSLTYAGSVRNLPWLQNGREDPSFEFWYGNVRNAELVNTLVEQSEIIVHFAAETHVTRSIYDNLLFYETDVLGTQAIANAVVKFGKKVERFVHVSTSEVYGTAASEKMSEEHILNPMSPYASAKCGADRLVYSYWATYGIPAVIVRPFNNYGPRQHLEKVLPRFITSVILDEPLTVHGNGEAARDFVHVDDCCAALDMIMHSSGDKVNGQVFNVASGEHRSILSLASDVVRLMGYDQDRVTFVGDRPGQVFRHTGDWSKISRELGWAPRWNWEDGLKQTIEWFQANRPWWERQ, translated from the coding sequence ATGAACGATTATGAAAAGACCGTGTTGATCACAGGCGGGGCCGGTTTCATCGGGTCCAATTTTGTTCATCATCTCAAACGCTCCTACAAGAACTACCGCCTTTTGGTGCTTGACAGCCTAACCTACGCGGGAAGCGTGCGAAACCTGCCCTGGCTGCAAAACGGCCGCGAGGACCCCAGCTTCGAATTCTGGTACGGCAACGTCCGTAACGCGGAACTGGTCAACACCCTGGTGGAACAGTCTGAAATAATCGTTCACTTCGCGGCCGAAACCCACGTGACCCGCTCCATCTACGACAACCTGCTGTTTTATGAAACCGACGTGCTGGGCACCCAGGCAATCGCCAACGCGGTAGTCAAATTCGGCAAGAAGGTAGAGCGTTTCGTTCATGTGAGCACCAGCGAGGTCTATGGCACCGCCGCCAGCGAAAAGATGTCCGAGGAGCATATCCTCAACCCCATGAGCCCTTATGCCAGCGCCAAGTGCGGCGCGGACCGCCTCGTCTACTCCTATTGGGCCACTTATGGAATCCCGGCGGTTATTGTCAGGCCCTTCAACAACTACGGGCCCAGGCAACACCTTGAAAAGGTGCTGCCCCGCTTCATCACCAGCGTCATTTTGGACGAACCCCTGACCGTGCACGGCAACGGCGAGGCGGCCAGGGACTTCGTGCATGTGGACGACTGCTGCGCGGCCCTGGACATGATAATGCATTCTTCCGGGGACAAGGTTAATGGCCAGGTGTTCAACGTGGCCAGCGGCGAGCACCGCAGCATCCTGTCCCTGGCCAGCGACGTGGTGCGCTTGATGGGCTATGACCAGGACCGGGTGACCTTCGTGGGAGACCGGCCCGGGCAAGTCTTCCGCCACACCGGGGATTGGTCCAAAATCAGCCGGGAGCTGGGTTGGGCGCCGCGCTGGAATTGGGAGGACGGGCTCAAACAAACCATAGAGTGGTTCCAGGCCAATCGTCCCTGGTGGGAGCGCCAGAT